The Triticum dicoccoides isolate Atlit2015 ecotype Zavitan chromosome 6A, WEW_v2.0, whole genome shotgun sequence genome has a window encoding:
- the LOC119314443 gene encoding F-box/kelch-repeat protein At1g80440-like has translation MGDLIPGLPEEVARECLLRVGFRQLPAARRTSRQWKAEVESPLYGRLRRANGHARPILALAQALPALAASGPARKYAASAALSNSYRLVLHDPADGGWVTLPPLPGGRGLPLFCQLAAVACGERRKLVVVGGWDPETWAPTDTVHVYDFLEGAWRSGAPMPGPRRSFFACAATGRRVFVAGGHDEEKNALRSAAAYDAEADAWAALPDMALERDEPRGVRVGARFVVVGGYPTEAQGRFTGTGEAFDTDAWAWDPVLDRIVNEGACPGTCCAAPSAAGAMYMLRDGHLAVRDGDSGWRAVAPVPEDGRAATVIVAIGDGRVAAIGAGRHGGEQAVYVLNKEAGTNGAAPSWARARAPQEFAGHVQAACCVEV, from the coding sequence ATGGGTGACCTGATTCCGGGGCTCCCGGAGGAGGTGGCGCGGGAATGCCTGCTCCGGGTGGGGTTCCGTCAGCTCCCAGCAGCGCGCCGCACCTCGCGGCAGTGGAAGGCGGAGGTGGAGTCGCCGCTCTACGGCCGCCTCCGCCGGGCCAACGGCCATGCCCGCCCAATCCTCGCCCTCGCCCAGGCCCTTCCTGCGCTCGCCGCCTCCGGCCCGGCCCGCAAGTACGCTGCGTCCGCCGCCCTCTCCAACTCCTACCGGCTCGTGCTCCACGACCCGGCCGACGGAGGGTGGGTCACTCTGCCCCCGCTCCCAGGCGGCCGGGGGCTCCCGCTCTTCTGCCAGCTCGCCGCCGTGGcctgtggcgagaggaggaagctgGTGGTGGTGGGCGGCTGGGACCCTGAGACGTGGGCGCCGACGGACACGGTGCACGTGTACGACTTCCTGGAGGGCGCGTGGCGGAGCGGCGCGCCGATGCCTGGGCCGCGTCGGTCGTTCTTCGCATGCGCGGCGACCGGAAGAAGGGTGTTCGTCGCCGGCGGCCACGACGAGGAGAAGAACGCGCTGCGGTCGGCGGCGGCATACGACGCCGAGGCCGACGCGTGGGCGGCGCTGCCCGACATGGCGCTGGAGCGGGACGAGCCAAGAGGGGTCCGCGTCGGCGCCAGGTTCGTCGTGGTTGGCGGGTACCCGACGGAGGCGCAGGGCCGGTTCACCGGCACCGGCGAGGCATTCGACACAGACGCCTGGGCGTGGGATCCAGTGCTGGACAGGATAGTCAACGAGGGGGCGTGCCCGGGGACGTGCTGCGCCGCGCCGTCCGCGGCAGGcgccatgtacatgctacgtgacgGCCACCTCGCGGTGCGGGACGGCGACAGCGGGTGGCGGGCGGTGGCGCCGGTACCGGAGGACGGGCGCGCGGCGACGGTCATCGTGGCCATCGGGGACGGCCGCGTGGCCGCCATCGGCGCCGGGCGCCACGGCGGTGAGCAGGCCGTGTATGTGCTCAACAAGGAGGCTGGAACCAACGGGGCGGCGCCGTCGTGGGCGCGCGCCCGGGCGCCGCAGGAGTTCGCCGGGCACGTGCAAGCCGCGTGCTGCGTAGAAGTATGA